Genomic window (Dolosigranulum savutiense):
TATATTCGTACAAAGGCGTCTTCTTCAGTTCATCAGTCACAACGACCACCCCTTTTATTTTTTTACTACTTACAGTGTATCACGTTTCCATATAAATTTAAAGCCCTTACATTAATTTTTTCGAAAGATTCTTCATGTTTTCTCATAAATAGGCATATGAACATACTAATTTATTGAATTACCAACTAAATTAACCGCTTACTATTAAGATAATACAAGCATTTATATTTGAACCCGCAACTGATAATTATTCTCATTAACAGCTTATCTCATCATATGATTTACATTTGGGAAACGGTTACTTAATAGGATTATATGCCTAGTCCGTTGTTCGTTAAATATGTTAATTTACCCCCTAATAAGACAAATAAGAGCCCGCCATGAAGTCCTCCTCCATGAATGGCTCTTAGTCGCTAGTAATTCGTTGTTATTTCAATAATTCATAAATTGCTTCCGCATAAATTGCCATAGCGTTCATTAAGTCATCAATTGCCATAAACTCATTGGCTTGGTGCATTGTATCGATACTATCTGGGAACATCGCACCGTACGCAACTCCTCGGCTCATCAAACGTCCGTATGTCCCACCACCGATGACTTGCTCATGTGCCTCCAGACCTGTCTGACGTGCATAAACATCAAGTAACGTTTTTACCAATGGATCATCTTTTGGTACGTAATGTGGCCCTTTTCCACCGGGTTGTGGCACAACTTTCACATCTTCATCAGCTAACGCTTGATTGAACTGCTCTTCAATCGCTTCTGGTGTCGTGCCTTGTGGGTAACGCATATTGATATTAATCGTTGCTGTTTCCCCATCTTTGAAGTCATAAATACCAGAGTTCAAGGTCAATTTGCCCATCACATCATCTTCATGGTCCACACCAATCTTCTTACCGAACGGATTCTCATGCAAGTACGTTTTCGCTACATGAACAAATGTCTTCGCACCACCCGCTAAATCTACGGATGTTAAGAAGTCTGCTAAGTAGGTCGCAGCATTCACACCACTTTGCGGTTTAGAGCCGTGAGCTGCCTGACCGACTACCTTCAGTTCGACTTTATTATCCTTAACTAAAGCTTCTCCGCGAATTTTAGCATCTGTGCTGTCTAAGTACGCGTTGAACTGTTCTTTCAGCAAGTCCGCTTTCTCAGCAAAGACAACTGCTTCAGCATCTTGAGGTACCATGTTCGCACGAAGACCAGAATCGAACGAAACCAACTGAACGCCACCTTCATTCGTTCCTGCAAATTCTAATTCAATCGTATGGTTCCCTTTTTCCCCATTAATAATCGGGAATGTCGCATCCGGTGAGAACCCAAAGTCTGGCTCTTCCGCCACTTCTAGATAGTGACTGATTCCTTGCCAATCACTCTCTTCATCAGTTCCAATAATAACCCGTGCTTTCTTCGAGATAGGTAAGTCCAGATCTTTAATCATCTTCAGCGCATAATAAGCTGCCATAGTTGGTCCCTTATCATCGCTAGCGCCACGTGCATATAGACGCCCATCCTTAATCACTGGCTCGAACGGATCCGTATCCCAACCTGTGCCAACTGGGACCACATCGACGTGTCCGAGAATCCCAAGAATCTCATCCCCTTCACCATATTCGATATGTCCGGCCCAGTTCTCGAATTGTTCTGTCTTGAAGCCATCACGTTCACCTAGCTCCAACACCTTCTTCAGCGCAATAGCTGGTCCTGGTCCTACCGGGAATTCATCCGTTGCTTCATCATCCTTACGCACCGAATCAATTCGCAATAGATCCTTCAAATCTTCCAAGAACGCTTCTTGATACTTCTGTGCCTGCTCTTTCCAGTTCACTGTTGATTCAACCATTATATTCCTCCTCAGTATAATTCACTCTCTCCTTATCTTATCACGAATCCCCAGCTGAACAAAACAATATGCTACTGCTTACAATTACAAACCTCCTCTCCACCTCCTCATTTTATGTACAAAAATAGCACCCACCCGTTAAGGTAGATGCTTGATTATTTATTCTTCATATACTCGCACTTCAAAGTCTAATTCTGGTTGTATTTCGTCCAGTAACTCAAATATTTCTTTTGGGGTATCAGACTGAAACACATAGTATTCATTATTTTCCTCATCATATATGACTCTTTCTGTCCACGGTAATACTTTTCGACAGTAATCCAATATAGCCTTGCTCGGCAATACATCCATATCAATTCCTAGAGGATCCATTATCTAACACTCCTTCCACTGCATTTAATAATGACGGTCCAATTTTATCTTTAAAACATCAACAATCAATTATTTATTTTAAAACTTAATTTTCCCTTTATTTCTGTTAGCAATTGCCGTATTTGATTAGGGGTACCCTCTTTAAAAATATAAGTTATCCCATTTTTTTCTTTTTTTGAACTCGTAATCCAAGGTAATATTTCATTGAAAAATTGCAACGTTTCCTTATTCGGTTTTATATCCATATCCATAGTAAAACGCCTCTCTAACTTTATCTAGCAAGTCAAGTAGTTCTTCCCACTTCATTTAAAGCCCTTTCTTATCTTTCGACTTCATTGTACACCTTTTTTCCTCATTAATCTAGTTCCAACTGATATTTATGCAAAAAAATTAGCACCCACCCACTCGGATAGATGCTTAATATTTAATTATGTGGTTTCTGCGATATTGTTGTCTCTTTCTGTTCATCCCTTAAGTTCGTAAAACACTCAATAAAATAATCTGTGTCTTCATCATAACCATGATAATCTTCAATACCAATAACCGTTAACACAGCTTTAGCTGCTGCACCATAAGGCATACTTGGATAAGGCATAAGCTCTTTATCATCTACATCTTCTTTTAATTGCTCAATATAGATATCTTGCAGATTATTTTCAAAAATAACTTCACGAATTGCTTTTAACGTCCCCATTGTACCCCCTCCTATGTGCCCCTATTTTTAATACGTTCCACTTCTTTATCTCTTAATTTTTCTAACCTTATTATATAACTATCGGGTACATTATGCAACTTCGCAAGCTTGATTTCTGCATCATATGCATGCTTTTCAAACGATACAGCTATTTTCGTATCCATAAGGTTTGCCATTCCTTGCCAACCCATCTTTTCATCATCCAAGTATTTGCCGTATGTACTACATCAGCAATTCGAATGTTTCACCACATTGGCATAGCGACAGGAAATGTGATAATATAGGGGTGACTTTAAATAGGATAAGAGAATGCTGAGGGGTGAGCGCATGCGAGAGGTTACAAGTGAATTAGTACGGGCATGGTTGCCGGAGCGTGAGGATAATAGTTATAAAGGAACGTATGGGCGGGTGTTATTAATCGGCGGCTCGTCTCAGATGACGGGAGCAATTATTCTAGCAGCGCGCGCATGTGTACACGCTGGAGCAGGTCTGACTACCGTAGCAACTCACTTGAGCGGCTTCAGCGCCGTTCATAGCGACCAACCAGAGATCATGTGCGTAGACATGCATGATACGGACGCCTTAACCGAACAAATCAACGCCGCAGATACCATCTTAATCGGCCCAGGTCTAGGTCGCAGTCCGCAAGCCAAAGCCGTTTTCCAACACACGTGGGAGACCGTCTCTAGCCACCAAACATTCATTATCGATGCAGATGGGCTCTACTATTATGCGCAATTAGACCATCAAGCGCATCCCGCTCAACTCATTCTCACACCACATCTAGGCGAATGGGAACGCATCACGGGATTTGCCCCCGATGCACAAGACCTTTCACAGAACAAAACCTGGCGCGATCAACTTGACGCTACAATTGTCTTGAAGCAACACCGAACCGAAGTTTATTGTTCAGATCACATCTGGATGAACACAGCGGGCAATCCTGGGATGGCAACGGGTGGTATGGGCGATACATTGGCCGGGATGATTGCCGGATTATCCGGCCAATACAACCAACTGAACCGAGCCGTCTTAAGTGCCGTCTTCTTACACAGCACTATTGGAGATGAACTCTATCGCACACAATATGTCGTCTTACCATCACGCTTAATTGATGCAATCCCTGAGACCATGCGTTCTTTGCATGTATCATCCACAACGGTCAAACCAGCGAATTATTCACTCTGGTCAGAAACACCCCGCTAACCCCATTAGTTTTTACACCTTAACAGAAAGGCAGATAATATGTCACGACGAACTTTATATGGACTTACCTTACTCGGCTGGCCAGCTGGATACTTCAGCATGGCTTACGCCCCACAACTTTATTTTTACGGCTGTATTCTACTCTTCGGCGTCATTCTCGTTCAGACACCAAGCCCCAACCGTGTCACCAATGAGCGCGACTTGGAACGTTCCCAGTTCACCTTACGCTTTCTCGTCTTCTTAACGCTATTTTACAGTATTTCTGGCATTCTCGGCGCCTTCTCATAATCTCAACTTACTTAAATAACCCGCTAACTTCTAAAAAAGTTGGCGGGCCATTTTTATGTGTATGGTTATAATTATGCGTCCTGCAGCAACTGCACTTCCGCTTCAGTCAATGGACGGTATTCACCGGGGGCTAAAGTCTCATCTAAGCTTAACTGACCCATCTTCAAGCGCTTCAAGAACTGGACTTCCTTATCTACCGCTTCGAACATGCGCTTCACTTGATGGAACTTCCCTTCTTGGATAGTCAGCTCAATCTGCGAGTAACCTTCCGCTTCATCAACCTCTAAAATCACCAACTCACCTGGAAGCGTCTCATAGCCATCATCCAACGTCAGCCCTTCCGCGAACGCTGCCACATCAGTCTCATCCACAAGCCCTTCCACTACTGCGAAGTACACCTTCGA
Coding sequences:
- the pepV gene encoding dipeptidase PepV → MVESTVNWKEQAQKYQEAFLEDLKDLLRIDSVRKDDEATDEFPVGPGPAIALKKVLELGERDGFKTEQFENWAGHIEYGEGDEILGILGHVDVVPVGTGWDTDPFEPVIKDGRLYARGASDDKGPTMAAYYALKMIKDLDLPISKKARVIIGTDEESDWQGISHYLEVAEEPDFGFSPDATFPIINGEKGNHTIELEFAGTNEGGVQLVSFDSGLRANMVPQDAEAVVFAEKADLLKEQFNAYLDSTDAKIRGEALVKDNKVELKVVGQAAHGSKPQSGVNAATYLADFLTSVDLAGGAKTFVHVAKTYLHENPFGKKIGVDHEDDVMGKLTLNSGIYDFKDGETATININMRYPQGTTPEAIEEQFNQALADEDVKVVPQPGGKGPHYVPKDDPLVKTLLDVYARQTGLEAHEQVIGGGTYGRLMSRGVAYGAMFPDSIDTMHQANEFMAIDDLMNAMAIYAEAIYELLK
- a CDS encoding NAD(P)H-hydrate dehydratase, with amino-acid sequence MREVTSELVRAWLPEREDNSYKGTYGRVLLIGGSSQMTGAIILAARACVHAGAGLTTVATHLSGFSAVHSDQPEIMCVDMHDTDALTEQINAADTILIGPGLGRSPQAKAVFQHTWETVSSHQTFIIDADGLYYYAQLDHQAHPAQLILTPHLGEWERITGFAPDAQDLSQNKTWRDQLDATIVLKQHRTEVYCSDHIWMNTAGNPGMATGGMGDTLAGMIAGLSGQYNQLNRAVLSAVFLHSTIGDELYRTQYVVLPSRLIDAIPETMRSLHVSSTTVKPANYSLWSETPR